TGGCGGCAGTGCTGGCGGGAAGCTCTGTGGAAATCCCGGCGACTGCGCAGAATGGGAACGCGGGAAGCGGAGCTGTCGGCATGGAAACAGCGGTGATTACAGCATTTTCTGACCTTCCGGAGGAAACACGTACACAGACGCTGGAGATTGGCGCGGATAAGGCGGATATCCAGTTCCCGGATACGCTGACCGTCACACTGTCTCTTCCGGCGGACAACTCCGGAGCGGAAACAGAACCGGAGAGCGGGACGGAAGGCGTATCGGAGACAGAAGCGCAGAGCGGGACGGAAGGCGTATCGGAGACAGAGCCGCAAAGCGGGACGGAAGGCATATCGGAGACAGAGCCGCAAAGCGGGACAGAAGGCGTATCGGAGACAGAAGCGCAGAGTGAGACGAAAGCCGCTCCGGAGGCAGAGATGCCGGGCACGGCGGAAAACGGCACGGAAGCGGCGACGCAGGGCGCGGAAGAAAACGGAACAGAAGCGGCGACGCCGGGCGCTGCAGAAGCTGGCACGGAAGCGGCGGCGCAGAGCGCGGCGGAGACTTCCGCGCAGCCAGATATCGCGGCGCAGGCGCAGCAGGAAACGGCAGCCGTACTGCAGGCGGAGCCTGCCAGACCGTCGGGACAGACGGAACAGATCGCAGGTACGGAAGCGGCGGCGCAGAGCATGGCGGAGACTTCCGCACAGCCGGATACCGCAGCGGCAGCAGAGACAGGGCAGGCGCAGCAGGACACACCGTCAGAGGGCGGCATCCTGTCCTCCCTACTGGACACAGTATTTCCGCCTGTGACGGTCCATGCGGCGGAATCGCAGAATACGGATGCGCAGATTACCCAAAATGTCATGCTGACGGGGATTACATGGAAGCTTGACGCGGAAAAAAGCGATGCGGCAGAGTTCCGTTCCGATAAAGAAGCGGCCGGGAATACCTATGTATACGTTCCGGTACTGCCGGAAACCGTAAATACGGAAGCCGCAGGCGGGGGAACGGCACAATACGCGTTGACTGTCGGGGACGGCGTGCCGCTTCCGGAGATTACCGTCAAAATCGCAGAAGCGGCGAATGCGTATGGAACGGAAATTGAGAGCGGAACGACCGGAAACTGTGTCTGGGCGGTGTATGACAAGGACGGGGATGGGACGGCGGATACGCTGGTGATCGGCACCGGAACGGGAACGTCAATGAAAAATTATTATTATAATGAAGAACCGCCCTGGAGGAAATACCGGACCAGCATCACTGCCCTTGTGGTGGAAGATGGTGTTACCCAGATAGGCGAGTATTCGTTTGCGCGTATGGAAGCTCTGCAGAAAGCGGACCTGTCGGAAAGCCTCTGGAATATTGGACGCTACGCTTTTTTGGAATGCTCTTCTCTGGAAAGCATAAAAATTCCGGATGATGTTTCTGACATTGAGATAGGGGCTTTTTCAGAGTGTTATAGTTTAAAATCGGTTGTTCTGCCGAAAAGACTGGAGTATATATATAGCGACACTTTTAGAGGTTGTCCTCTGACGTCTGTTGATTTGCCGGATACGCTGAAAACGATTGGACAATATGCGTTTGGTGGGAGCTGTCTGGACAAGCTGATTCTCCCGGAAAATGTTTCTTCCATAGGGGAGACGGCATTTGCTGGAGTGAATCCGGAAGTGGTTTATAATCTGTCTGATGTGGTTCTCACCTATGAGATATTTTATATGGATGGAACGCCGGGGACTGTCTACAGCGTCACCCTGAGGGAAAGCGGCGGGGAGACGGATACGACCCGGAAAGTTCTGCCCTCCCAGGTTGCATCCGGGACGCGGTACGAGGGCACCGAATACGACGCATCGTTTTATTTCACGGACGGAGGCGCGGAGGCATGGTTCATGGAGAATGAGGACGGCTCCGTCACGGAGGTCGCGGCGGAAAATGAGGAAACCGTTTTTGCCGGGGAGCCTGTGTTCTGGCGCGCAAAGCGGATGTCCGGAGACGGCGTGACCGCGGAGGCGCATTATACCGGTGATGCAGAGAGTTCTTATACGCTGACGGTAAAGGACAGCGAAACAGGGGAGATGCTGAAGGAGGGCGAACACTACATCCAGACAATCGTCAGTGAGGACGGGACCGACGCGGACGGAAATCCGACCAGCGCCGGGACGCAGCCGGGCAGGGTCACGGTGCGTGTGGAAGGCATCCTGGAGAATGGCTACGGCGGAACACGGGAGGTCACATTTGAGATCGCCGCGGTCGCCAGAGTAGAGCTGGCGGACGGCAGTGTGAAGGAATACACCGACGTCGCGGAGGCATTCGCTTCCGTCGGGGCGAATACAGCGACCATCACCCTGCTGGCGGACGCAGAGGTCAGCGCGACGCTTACCGTACCGGCTGGCAGCAATATCACCTTAAAGAGTGAAGCGGACGAGAGCGGAAATACCTATACTCTCTCCGGAAATGTATTCAACCGGCAGAGCGGACTGATTGATGTTGTCACCGGGGGAACCCTCACGCTGGAGAGCGGCACCGTTGAAAACGGAGCGGGCGGAAACAACGCTATTGCGGTAAACGGCGGGCACTTTGTTCTGAACGGCGGAACGGCTGCGGCGTCGGCGAACGGACATTCCGGCGTCTGCGTGTACAACGGGGGAACGGCGGAAATCATAAAAGGAAATGTCAGCGGGGATATCGGCGTGGCAGCGGCTTCCGAGGGAAGCGCCATCACAATCACGGACGGAAACATCAGCGGCAGAGCAACCGGCGTGTATGTCAGCGGCTCCGGGGCACTGGTTACAATCAAAGGGGGCAGTTTCAGCGCTTCCAATACAGTGGATAAGGACGACGCCGACGGCGCGGCGCTCCGTATCCAGACCTCCGGCAGTGCGCTTCTTTCCGGCGGAACCTACAGCGGCGCATACGGCATCTTTATTCAAAGCGGCAACTCTGTTACGCTGAAGGACCTTCTGGACGGGGAAGCAAAGTATTATCAGAATTGAGCGCAGGTTACGGAAGGGCTGGACGGCAGGACGCTGACCGGACAGGTGACGGTCGGCGTGTGTCAGCATGAGACTTATAGAAACGGCTTCTGCACCGTCTGCGGGGAATACGAACCGGCAAACTTAAATGAACAGACCGGTCAGTACGAGATTGGAAACGGCGGGCAGTTTTTCTGGTTTGCAGAGCTGGTAAACGGGACGGGAGACGAAAATGCTGAAAAAAATCCGGGAGCGGATGCGCTTCTGACGGCGGATATCGATTTGGAGAGCCGTCCGTGGACGCCAATCGGAGACGATGACTTTCCATATAGCGGAACCTTTGACGGCGGCGGGCATACTATAAGAGGACTTTTTATCAACGCTCCCGGTGTATCTGGAATGTTTGGCATAATAGACGGTAATGGTGTGGTACAAAATCTTAATATAACAGAAGGCTGCGTGACCGGCGTAAGTTATGCGGGCGGTATAGCGACAAATAATTACGGTACGATTATAAACAGCAGCTTTAGCGGCAGCGTGACCGGAGTAGATTGTGTGGGCGGCATAGCGGGGGTTAATTACGGTACGATTATAGACAGCAGCTTTAGCGGCAGTGTGACCGTGACCAGCAACGGTTACGATGACGGCGTGGGCGGTATTGCAGGATTTAGTTACTACGGCACTATTGTAAGATGCTCGAACAGCGGAGCGGTGAATGGCGGATGCGCGGGAGGAATTGCAGGAAGAAATAGAGCGAACTCTGTTATCAAAGATTGTTTTAACATCGGCACAGTAAACAGCAGCAGCTGGGCAGGCGGGATAACGGGATACAATGTGGGCGGCAGCAGTGTCACCGGCTGCTTTAGTACCGGCGCGGTGAGCGGTACATACGCAGGTGGTATTGCAGGAGATAGCGGTACGATTGCAGACTGCTGTTATCTGGAGGGAACGGCGGAGAACAGTATCGGCGTCGGCAGCGGCTCCGTTACTAACACCTCCGGCAAGACGGCGGCGGAATTTGCCTCCGGCGAGGTTGCCTGGCTGTTAAACGGCGGCAGTGTGGCGGAGGACGGCACGGTGACGGAACCGGCGGGCAATGTCTGGAAGCAGGACAATCTGGGGGCAGAGGGCAGTCTGCCCGGCTTTGCCGGTCCGGACGTCTACCGGAGCGAAAGCTGCGACGGGGTGGTCATCTACACAAACGATGCTTCCCTTGCCGGAAAGAAGGAGCATGTGTTTGATGAAAACTACTACTGCAGCAGTTGCGGGCAGCAGATGGTCGCGCGGGTATCGGCTGGCGGAGCCGCGATATACTATGCGGACATTCAGAACGCGTGGGCGGCGGCAAAGGAGTGCGGCAGCGCAAAGATACCGGCAGTCGTTACGCTGGTTGCGGACGCCGTGGTCACGGAAACACTGACCGTGGAGGGTGGAGATTCTATCTTCCTCACCTGCGTGAGCGGAAAAGAGTGCACCATTTCCAGCAGCACGGAGGGGACGGTAAGTAATATCATTACTGTTTCCGGTGGAAGCTTCGAGCTGGCGGGCGGTGTGGTCAGCAACAGCGCGGGAAACGGTATCTCCGTGTCCGGCGGAGCGTTTTCCATGACCGGCGGAGCGGTAAAAGCAACCATTAACGAAACGGTAATTTGCTATGGGATTGCAGTATCCGACGGAGAAGCATCCTTAAGCGGCGGAACCGTAAACGGCAGAACGTACGGGCTGTATGTGACGGGCGGAGAGATATCTGTCGGCGGCAGCAGTGCAATTACCGGAGGAGAACGCCGGGTAAATGGGGTAAATGGAGGCACGGGGATATCCATGTACGGAGGAACCGTTGTGATAAGCGGCGGACAGATTACTGGTATTTTCTCGCAAAATTCCGCAGGATACGGTGTATATGTGGAGGATGGAACGCTTGCCGTCAGCGGCGGGAATATCAGAGGAGAAAGTTATGGATTGCGTGTCACTGACCGTAACTATTCTATTACGCTTTCCGGCGGGATAATAGAGGGAGAAGTCTATCATATTTGGACAGCAAATGGGGTTGTAAGTAATTTTCTGGCGCAGGGCTGCTATTATTACAATGAAAATGGCGCGCAGCTGACCGGGGATGGGAGATCTTTTAGGAGCGATGGATATGTTACGGTAAAGAATCCGGGCGCGGAGGTTGTTTCGGTAGATGTGACCTGGGGTTCCCTGGACTTTACCTATACGGACGGCGGCTGGAACCCGGAAACCCACACCTACGGCGACGGCGGCTGGCGAGCCTCCGACGAGGGCGGGGATAAGATTACGGTCGCAAACACGGGAGAAGCAGAAGTATCCGTTTCTTACCGGTACCGGCAGATAAATACGGCATTTTCCGGCAGTTTTGCGGATGCGGCGGGAAACGCGCTGGAGAGCAGCGTATCGCTGGCGTCCGGGGAGGAAACAGAAGCGATTCTGTCGCTGGAAGGAAAGCCGCGCACCGGGCTGGATGCAGATATCCTTGGCCAGGTGACGGTGACGATCGGAGGTGAGTGACGGTGGGACAGACAGAGAAGGACGGGAAAAATAACAAAGTAAAAATATTGATTGCGGTTCTGCTGCTGGTGACGGCGGTCGCCATCGGTGTGACGGTCTGGGCGCTGTTCTTCCGAAGTACCACTCCGGTGCTCTCGCCGGACTACGCGCCGGTGGAGGAAGAAGTAAACGCTGAGACGATTGAAGCGGAGACGGAGGAAAAAATGGAAGCTGACGAGGGCGGCGGCGCCGTCTCCATGAGCTATCAGAAGACCGTCACCATATCGCTTGCAGACCAGACGGCGTCGCTGATGTTCCAGAACCCGTCCAAATCCGTCAACGACATGGTTCTGCAGCTCATTATCGTGGGCGCGGACGGCACGGAGACGGTCATCGCCCAGTCCGGCACCCTCCATCCGGGAAAGCAGGTGGAGAAGCTGGAGCTAATCGACGGGGCGGCGACGCTTTCCGCGGGAACCTACAGCGGAAAATTCAATGTTCTCTATTACGATCCGGACACCGGGGAGCGGGCGATTGTAAACGGCAGTATAGAAGGAATTGAGATTACTGTGACGGAATGATGTAGATGCCGTCGTGAATTATTTCCACACGGCGGAGCAGATTCCATCATGATGGGATTATGTTTCATTCGGCGGCGGATAGATTTTGAGCCCTGCGGGGCGGACAGCAAAATCAGGTAGTATTTTCCGGAGCGGACAAAAAGACCAGAGCTGTATTTTTGTGCGTCCGGAATTTACATACAGGGACAGGGGAAAATCCCCTGTTTCACGGGGTAAAAAATCTTTGCCCCGGCAGGTGGTCAGATATTTTGACCCGATATCACAATATTTCAGCAAGGAGGATACACACAATGAAAAATTTAAAGAAAATGGCGGTACTTGGCATGGCGGCGGCGCTCGGTATGACGGCGGGCAGCACCGTATTTGCAGAAACAATTACAACACAGGGCGGTTCCACACAGCCGCATAATGTTACCGGAAACTATGTGGCTGGCAGCAGCTCTGACACTGTTTACAGCGTGGATGTGCAGTGGGGTGCAATGGCATTTACCTATACGGCGCCTTCAGAGGGAACGTGGAATCCGGCGGACCATCAGTACGATGGCGGAACAGGGACCGGTTCCTGGACATGTGCGGATGGAGCCGGGAATATCACCGTGACGAACCACTCCAATCAGAAAATTGCGGCGACTGTCTCCTTTACTGCGGCGACTGGTTTCAGCGGTGTGACGGGCAGCTTTACCTCAGATACCCTGACGCTGGAGAATGCCGCAGAAAAAGCATTGGCAAATCCGGATGGAGCAGATTCCCTGACAACGACGCTGTCCCTTTCGGGAGCGCCGGATGCGGAGTTTACAAATGGAGAAAAGGTCGGCGAAGTGAAAGTGACCATCGCGGACGCACAGTAAACGGAAGCCTGAGGTGGACTATGAGAGAATGGAAAAAAGCAGGGACGGCGGTTCTGGCGGCTGCGGCGCTGCTGACCGGTTCCCTGCCGTCTGCCGTGTCCGCCGGGAATATTTCAGAAACGGAGGTTCCCGCGCGGACGCAGATAGGAGTGCAGGCGCAGTACCGGGAAAGCGCCGCGCCGGAAACCGTTTATCTGGTGGATGTGAAGTGGGGAGAAATGCAGTTTACCTATACCGCCGCCGGGGTGAGCGTCTGGAATCCCGCTACCCACGCCTATGAGGTGAAGGAAGAAAGCCGGTGGAGCGGAACCGGAAACACCATTACGGTGGAGAATCACTCCAATGCGGAAGTTACCGCGGTGCTGTCCTTTGAGGCGGCGGAGGGCTACAGCCTCACCGGTACATTTGATAAGGCGGAGCTGAGACTTCCCACGGCGGAGGGGACGGACCCGGATGCGCCTCCGACGGCTACGACAGCATTTATGCTGGGCGGCACGCTGGAGGCAGAAGCGGACAGCTTCCATACCGTCGGAAAAATCACAGTGGCGGTGAAGTAAGAAAGGCGGTGTCCCGCAGCGGCGCAGCGGGAAAACAAAGTACATATGGAGCGCCGCATAGGCGGGATGATTACGAAGTATGACAGAACGGGAGGGAAAGGCGTGCGGAAAAAGACAGAAAAAATGCCGGGCGGACATCTTTTATTTGTTCTGGCTGTGGTCTGCGCGCTTGCGCTGCTTGTGATGGCGTGGGCGCTCCTGCGGGATACGGGAGCGGACGGCGCCGCCTTTACCCCGCCGCCCTTTGAAGAAAATGCGCAGCAGGGGGAGCCGGAGGTACCGCAGGAGCTCGGCTACAGTTTTCTGAATGCGCAGGAATATGAGGTGGGCATCTGCGGCGCACCGGTGGTGAAAAACGGAAGCGCCGTTCTTTACATGACAAATCCGGCTTCTAATAAGGTGTGGCTGAAGGTGCGGATTCTGGATGAATCCGGGCAGATGCTGGGCGAGAGCGGGCTTCTGAAGCCGGGAGAATATGTGGAGGCGGTGGAGCTTACCAGTATGCCGGAGGAAGATATAGCTGTAGTGCTGAAAATTATGGCGTATGAGCCGGATACCTATTACAGCGCAGGAGCGGCGTCTCTCAGTACAACGCTGCACATAGATGCGTAACCTGGAAATTATCTGTGAATATGAGGTGCGGGAATGTGATGTAAGCTTTCGCACAGAGAAATAACGATGCAGGGAGATGAGGACAATGAAGAAGCTTTTTACGGGGCTGTTCTGCGCAGTTATGGCGCTGGCAGGTACGGTATCCGTCATGACACTGGCAGAGCCGGTGCCTGTGATGGCGGAGGGGCTGTCCGTGGACACAACGGTGGATGTTGACGTGACAGTAACATATACGGAGGAAGCACTGAGCGGCAGCACGGAGCTTGGAAGCGGGGAAACCATCACCCTGCAGGACGGGACGAAAGTGACCGTGCAGGCGCAGGATAGCGCGGATGGCGATATCCGCGCTGCGGTGGTGCCGGTCACGCAGGAGGATGCGGAAGCGTTTGCCTATGTGACAGAAACCATGAAGGAATACGGCGGGAAACCGTATGCGTTTTACCTTCTGTTTTACCGGGACGGAAAAGAGATCCGGCCCTCCTCGCCGGTCACGGTGACAGTGACAGCGCCGGACGGCTATCGGGAAGCGGCGCTGTATTCCTTCGCCGGGGACAGTGCGGTGCAGAAGGCTTCCGACGCGGCAGGCGGTGTCTGGACGTTTGCGGCAGCGGATAGCCGCTATTTTGCGGCGGTGCAGCCAAAGGAAGATGAGACAGAACCGGAGGAGACGGAACCGGTGACGAAACCGGAAGAGACAGAACCGGCTACGACAACGGAATCGGAAGAGACGGAGCCGGCTACGACAACAGAACCGGAAGAGACGGAGCCGGTTACAACGACAGAGACGGAAGACGGAACGGAGCCGACTACGAAACCGGCAGCCGGTACAGATGGAAACAAGCCGTCATCCGGCAGCGGCACGGGGCAGACGACTGGAAACGGGACAACGCAGAGCGGCGCGGCAAAGACCGGCGACGAAACACAGACAGCGGTATGGCTGCTTCTGCTGGCAGCATCGGGCGGAGCGCTGGCAGGAATCTGCTTTAAGAAAAAACGCAGCCGTGCGTGACTTATGCCCGCATAGCGGGGAGTCGGGAAAACGCGTCTGCAAGGATATCTGACTTTTGTGGGAAACGGGTTGATCTAATGAAAAAATTCCCGGATGGACATTCTGAATCAGAAAGATGCCCGTCCGG
This is a stretch of genomic DNA from Marvinbryantia formatexigens DSM 14469. It encodes these proteins:
- a CDS encoding leucine-rich repeat protein, with product MKNRKKVRKGGLRRAAALALAAVLAGSSVEIPATAQNGNAGSGAVGMETAVITAFSDLPEETRTQTLEIGADKADIQFPDTLTVTLSLPADNSGAETEPESGTEGVSETEAQSGTEGVSETEPQSGTEGISETEPQSGTEGVSETEAQSETKAAPEAEMPGTAENGTEAATQGAEENGTEAATPGAAEAGTEAAAQSAAETSAQPDIAAQAQQETAAVLQAEPARPSGQTEQIAGTEAAAQSMAETSAQPDTAAAAETGQAQQDTPSEGGILSSLLDTVFPPVTVHAAESQNTDAQITQNVMLTGITWKLDAEKSDAAEFRSDKEAAGNTYVYVPVLPETVNTEAAGGGTAQYALTVGDGVPLPEITVKIAEAANAYGTEIESGTTGNCVWAVYDKDGDGTADTLVIGTGTGTSMKNYYYNEEPPWRKYRTSITALVVEDGVTQIGEYSFARMEALQKADLSESLWNIGRYAFLECSSLESIKIPDDVSDIEIGAFSECYSLKSVVLPKRLEYIYSDTFRGCPLTSVDLPDTLKTIGQYAFGGSCLDKLILPENVSSIGETAFAGVNPEVVYNLSDVVLTYEIFYMDGTPGTVYSVTLRESGGETDTTRKVLPSQVASGTRYEGTEYDASFYFTDGGAEAWFMENEDGSVTEVAAENEETVFAGEPVFWRAKRMSGDGVTAEAHYTGDAESSYTLTVKDSETGEMLKEGEHYIQTIVSEDGTDADGNPTSAGTQPGRVTVRVEGILENGYGGTREVTFEIAAVARVELADGSVKEYTDVAEAFASVGANTATITLLADAEVSATLTVPAGSNITLKSEADESGNTYTLSGNVFNRQSGLIDVVTGGTLTLESGTVENGAGGNNAIAVNGGHFVLNGGTAAASANGHSGVCVYNGGTAEIIKGNVSGDIGVAAASEGSAITITDGNISGRATGVYVSGSGALVTIKGGSFSASNTVDKDDADGAALRIQTSGSALLSGGTYSGAYGIFIQSGNSVTLKDLLDGEAKYYQN